One Phycisphaerae bacterium DNA window includes the following coding sequences:
- a CDS encoding BatA and WFA domain-containing protein, giving the protein MACGVLLIAGGSGRGGLVVLHPWAVVLGVLAVGLPVLIHWLSRPRPVRLPFSGLRFIRGAIRQRRAVHRLRDGLVLGLRVMAVVLLAMAMARPLWGPRLESLYTSDWGGSRQRVVIVDVSESMSAREGSFEVFERARPLAAKYLAYAEGLRANLILAGGRPEGVFERPSANVAALRDALAGTRPRPERLNIQAALAMAAQMLGQVAEAGVPRRELVVVSDFQKTSWAEADLRLLPADTLMRMESVAPARVLGNLAVLGVSSPGRVERGAEIKVDVEVGNFSPRPRQVQADITVAGATGRASGSCPAFGRTVLSTRVVPASDGWQAGEVRLVGIDDALPADDIRPFVLAVRAPTIYALVTRQRNVVNATASYYLERALVPSVGGGGAEGERVVRCDPGQLDLEGIAPADLVVVAHPGRLVGKAVELLASHMRRGRSLVYVAAEAVDAVNLKLLVEAVGGGLRMPVEFLPPTAGRPRRDLKLADVRLDSAAFSLYGDDVRAAIAPLRFSGGLDTRVIEGGLADDVWGRYDDGTAFLAVASRGDSCLAVLNVDLAASNLPVSPVFVPLLHELAAWLVGSRSEGHDLLCGEPASVVLPVEFAGLRALRVVAPAGVTEPGGLVAEGDGVVYRSPAVGGPGVFRIESGDAACLAFASVIPAAESDLRCLDVASIKEGLSTGGEIEVCSAAGEDDGRDFIWVWLAAACVGCLLLELVVLRVMRT; this is encoded by the coding sequence ATGGCCTGTGGTGTCCTGCTCATCGCGGGCGGCTCTGGGCGAGGAGGGCTGGTGGTGCTTCATCCGTGGGCGGTGGTGTTGGGTGTGCTGGCGGTCGGGCTGCCGGTGTTGATTCACTGGCTGAGCCGGCCGCGCCCGGTCCGACTGCCGTTCTCGGGGCTGCGTTTCATTCGCGGCGCGATTCGTCAGCGGCGAGCGGTTCACCGGCTGCGTGATGGTCTTGTTCTGGGTCTTCGGGTGATGGCGGTGGTGCTGCTGGCCATGGCTATGGCTCGGCCCCTGTGGGGCCCAAGGCTGGAGTCTCTTTATACCTCCGATTGGGGTGGTAGCCGGCAGCGGGTGGTGATTGTGGATGTGAGCGAGAGCATGTCCGCCCGCGAGGGGAGCTTTGAGGTTTTCGAGAGAGCTCGTCCGCTGGCGGCGAAGTATCTGGCGTACGCCGAGGGCTTGCGGGCGAATCTGATCCTGGCCGGCGGCCGGCCGGAGGGGGTGTTTGAGCGGCCGTCGGCCAACGTGGCCGCCTTAAGGGACGCGCTGGCTGGGACTCGGCCCCGCCCGGAACGGCTGAACATCCAGGCCGCGCTGGCCATGGCCGCTCAGATGCTTGGCCAGGTTGCGGAAGCCGGTGTTCCGCGGCGCGAACTGGTGGTGGTCAGTGATTTTCAGAAGACCAGCTGGGCAGAGGCGGATCTTCGGCTGTTGCCCGCGGATACGCTGATGCGGATGGAGTCGGTTGCGCCGGCGAGGGTGCTGGGCAACCTGGCGGTGCTGGGGGTGAGCAGTCCAGGGCGGGTGGAGCGCGGGGCGGAGATCAAGGTCGATGTCGAGGTGGGCAATTTCTCGCCCAGGCCGCGCCAGGTTCAGGCGGACATCACGGTTGCCGGGGCGACCGGTCGGGCGTCCGGTTCATGCCCGGCGTTCGGCCGAACGGTGCTGTCGACCCGGGTGGTGCCGGCTTCGGACGGCTGGCAGGCGGGTGAGGTCCGGCTGGTCGGGATCGACGACGCCCTGCCGGCCGACGACATCCGGCCGTTTGTGCTGGCCGTTCGCGCTCCGACGATCTACGCCCTGGTGACTCGCCAGCGGAACGTGGTGAATGCCACGGCGAGCTATTACCTGGAGCGAGCTCTCGTTCCCAGCGTGGGGGGCGGGGGCGCTGAGGGCGAACGCGTGGTTCGGTGTGATCCCGGGCAGCTTGACCTGGAGGGCATTGCCCCGGCCGATCTGGTCGTTGTTGCCCATCCGGGGCGGCTGGTCGGTAAGGCCGTTGAGTTGCTGGCGTCGCACATGCGTCGCGGCCGATCGCTGGTGTATGTGGCGGCCGAGGCCGTGGACGCCGTCAACCTGAAGCTGCTGGTTGAGGCGGTCGGGGGGGGCCTGCGCATGCCGGTCGAGTTTCTACCGCCGACCGCGGGTCGTCCGCGCCGGGATCTCAAACTGGCGGACGTGCGCCTGGACTCCGCCGCGTTCAGTCTCTACGGGGACGATGTTCGGGCTGCGATCGCCCCGTTGCGGTTCTCGGGCGGTCTGGACACGCGGGTGATCGAGGGAGGGCTGGCTGATGACGTGTGGGGGCGTTACGACGATGGTACGGCATTTCTGGCGGTTGCGAGTCGAGGGGACTCGTGTCTGGCGGTTCTGAACGTGGATCTGGCGGCTTCGAATCTGCCGGTCTCTCCGGTGTTCGTGCCGTTGCTGCATGAGTTGGCGGCTTGGCTGGTAGGTAGCCGGAGCGAGGGTCACGATCTGCTGTGTGGTGAGCCGGCGTCTGTGGTCCTGCCGGTGGAGTTCGCCGGGTTGAGGGCTCTGCGGGTGGTTGCCCCGGCCGGGGTAACCGAACCGGGAGGCCTCGTGGCCGAGGGTGATGGCGTGGTCTACCGTTCTCCGGCCGTCGGCGGGCCGGGCGTGTTTCGGATCGAGAGCGGCGATGCGGCCTGTCTGGCGTTTGCCTCGGTGATTCCGGCTGCCGAGAGTGATCTGCGATGTCTCGATGTGGCCTCGATCAAGGAGGGTTTGTCGACGGGGGGCGAGATCGAGGTGTGTTCGGCGGCGGGCGAGGATGACGGGCGTGATTTCATCTGGGTGTGGCTGGCGGCGGCCTGTGTTGGGTGTTTGCTGCTCGAGCTGGTGGTTCTGAGGGTGATGCGGACGTGA
- a CDS encoding HEAT repeat domain-containing protein, which produces MAMRRLVFSVILGTGLLFGPVSPRLPACGLNIDDHALVAGLQHQHGQASVPPSADLTSTEPPSAEAVASLVQELGNRDPVIREAAIRRLAAHPKESAVAVVEALTRERLAVRLAVMELLVLWKAPVGDMDPWRPETFSDDLLKALSEWAAAPGKQPGSRPAELSDEERASVARDLADLMRARSPTEVQAIRERLARFGVVLLPEVCARLGAVEDDEARERLTALRYRLAASDVLALRWPSGFDRLASMDAGTRRRAAEELGRFAGPADVSLLLELFSGPDALVREIGLRLLNEMGGAQTADAWVRLLADPEPNVRAAVLKQLAEEPSASLVSAIAEYVAGESDPDLIVHAVRALRAARSQAAAACLISLLKNPAWQVRAEAAEALSAMPTGSSGMSGAEAADVHAALIGLLEDQDGFVVSRAVAGLRGTGSVAAVEPLVRAAGAHPELAAEIVAGLASDASLRSKAVVHLRSFCTHADPAVRAAAIAGLGGAASDAIEKEILVALADPESPVRIAAANALFQIMDARRLSSDRCFLAVGRPSCSLGSQGGPSRWDPGEASAVADSGSEPSGAARGIDTQPAPTPPGRTQPDDRGRVFKSLAIEDPLIAGWRSGRSRPLWMTATIPLLENMLAAPQVDERVAACRPLVALGREDLALPVLLAAVRVTESGYARIVAILPWLPIEARREFLEQLRQMKPDGEALTALVSAIAQVPDDDADGPLWALLASPTADIEVGAQAFIGLVKVYFGDDNFDPPAIPVAQRRYVTIVAQDKVASGPPMQRLIALALLLGTGPEVAGEVAGRMFEDASLPNNVRADAFQAWLLSRQSGSARELAVANMTHPLVEVRRLALAYLSLGPNALLHLRNRIWLYSAAWSGDVESGYDVNGRISLQPPRPLRAAMLRPMLTDPDPQAAAYAGYLVSLFSRPEGLAPLVSYWRAHARSDEAWTRLVYRAAAAVNNEQLVPLLEEIYGRYRKDDNAVREFYWTIQTMAPGDKIQALRARIRDEVGMDWLR; this is translated from the coding sequence ATGGCGATGCGGCGACTGGTTTTCAGCGTGATTCTCGGCACGGGCCTGTTGTTCGGGCCGGTGTCACCTCGCCTTCCTGCCTGCGGCCTAAACATCGATGACCACGCGCTGGTGGCCGGGTTGCAGCACCAGCACGGGCAGGCATCGGTGCCTCCGTCGGCGGATCTCACCTCAACGGAACCACCGAGCGCCGAGGCCGTTGCCTCCCTGGTTCAGGAGCTCGGGAACCGGGACCCGGTGATTCGTGAAGCCGCCATTCGACGTCTTGCGGCTCATCCGAAGGAAAGCGCGGTGGCGGTGGTCGAGGCCTTGACCCGGGAGCGGCTGGCCGTGCGGCTCGCGGTGATGGAGCTGCTCGTCCTGTGGAAGGCGCCTGTGGGGGACATGGATCCCTGGCGCCCGGAGACGTTCAGCGACGATCTTCTCAAGGCACTCAGTGAGTGGGCGGCCGCGCCCGGCAAGCAGCCCGGCAGCCGGCCGGCCGAGCTGAGCGATGAGGAGCGGGCGAGTGTTGCCCGAGACCTCGCCGATCTGATGCGAGCCCGGAGCCCGACCGAGGTCCAGGCGATTCGCGAGCGGCTGGCCCGCTTTGGTGTTGTGCTGCTGCCTGAGGTCTGTGCCCGGCTCGGGGCCGTGGAGGACGATGAGGCCCGCGAGCGGCTGACGGCGCTTCGCTACCGACTTGCGGCCAGCGATGTTCTGGCTCTGCGCTGGCCATCGGGCTTTGACCGGTTGGCGTCGATGGACGCTGGCACCCGTCGGCGGGCGGCCGAGGAACTTGGCCGTTTCGCCGGTCCTGCGGACGTGTCCCTGCTGCTCGAGTTGTTCAGCGGTCCGGACGCCCTGGTCCGCGAGATCGGTCTTCGCCTGCTGAACGAGATGGGCGGTGCGCAGACCGCTGACGCTTGGGTCCGACTGCTTGCTGACCCCGAGCCGAACGTTCGGGCCGCGGTCCTCAAGCAGTTGGCGGAAGAGCCCTCTGCATCCCTCGTTTCGGCAATCGCCGAGTATGTGGCCGGCGAATCCGATCCCGATCTGATCGTGCACGCGGTCCGAGCGTTGCGCGCCGCCCGGAGCCAGGCGGCGGCCGCTTGCCTGATCAGCCTGCTGAAGAACCCCGCCTGGCAGGTGCGCGCCGAAGCTGCCGAGGCTCTGAGCGCCATGCCGACTGGATCCTCGGGCATGAGCGGTGCGGAGGCGGCCGATGTGCACGCAGCCCTGATCGGGCTGCTCGAGGACCAGGATGGATTCGTGGTCAGTCGGGCCGTCGCCGGTTTGCGTGGAACGGGGTCAGTGGCCGCGGTCGAGCCTCTGGTCAGAGCTGCGGGCGCTCATCCCGAACTGGCCGCCGAGATCGTGGCAGGCCTGGCGAGCGACGCGAGCCTGAGGAGCAAGGCCGTCGTTCATCTCCGATCGTTCTGCACGCATGCCGACCCCGCGGTCCGAGCCGCGGCCATCGCCGGCCTGGGTGGCGCTGCCTCCGACGCGATAGAGAAGGAAATACTGGTTGCGCTGGCCGACCCGGAGAGCCCGGTTCGCATCGCCGCCGCCAACGCGCTGTTCCAGATCATGGATGCACGCCGGTTATCTTCGGACCGGTGCTTCCTGGCGGTGGGAAGACCCTCCTGTTCTCTGGGCAGCCAGGGCGGGCCGTCGAGATGGGATCCAGGGGAGGCCTCTGCGGTCGCCGATTCCGGAAGCGAACCGTCAGGTGCGGCTCGGGGCATCGACACTCAGCCTGCCCCGACGCCGCCGGGCAGGACTCAGCCTGACGACCGCGGGAGGGTCTTCAAGAGTTTGGCCATCGAGGATCCCTTGATCGCAGGGTGGCGATCCGGCCGGAGCCGACCCTTGTGGATGACTGCCACGATTCCCTTGTTGGAGAACATGCTCGCGGCTCCGCAGGTCGATGAGCGCGTCGCTGCCTGCCGCCCGCTGGTTGCGCTGGGTCGGGAGGACCTTGCCCTCCCGGTCTTGTTGGCCGCTGTCCGTGTCACCGAGTCCGGTTACGCTCGCATTGTTGCGATCCTGCCCTGGCTGCCGATCGAGGCGCGGCGTGAGTTCCTCGAGCAGTTGCGGCAAATGAAGCCCGATGGTGAGGCCCTCACGGCCCTCGTTTCGGCGATCGCCCAGGTGCCGGACGACGATGCCGATGGTCCTTTGTGGGCCCTGCTGGCCAGTCCGACGGCCGATATCGAAGTCGGCGCCCAGGCGTTTATCGGCTTGGTCAAAGTCTACTTCGGCGACGACAACTTTGACCCGCCGGCCATCCCGGTGGCCCAGCGCCGATACGTGACGATTGTCGCCCAGGACAAGGTTGCCTCGGGCCCGCCCATGCAGCGGTTGATCGCCTTGGCTCTGCTCTTGGGGACTGGGCCCGAAGTTGCCGGTGAAGTTGCCGGCAGGATGTTCGAAGATGCTTCACTTCCGAACAATGTCCGTGCGGATGCATTTCAGGCGTGGCTCCTGAGTCGGCAGAGCGGGAGTGCAAGAGAGCTGGCCGTGGCCAACATGACGCACCCCTTGGTCGAGGTTCGCCGCCTGGCCCTGGCCTACCTGAGTCTGGGTCCCAACGCCCTGTTGCATCTGCGGAACCGGATCTGGCTGTACAGTGCGGCGTGGTCCGGGGATGTAGAGTCCGGGTACGACGTCAACGGCAGGATCAGCCTTCAGCCGCCCAGGCCGCTCCGGGCGGCGATGCTGCGGCCGATGCTCACCGATCCTGATCCGCAAGCGGCCGCCTACGCGGGTTATCTGGTCAGTCTGTTCAGCCGGCCGGAGGGGCTGGCTCCCCTGGTTTCCTACTGGCGGGCTCATGCCAGGAGCGACGAGGCCTGGACGCGGTTGGTCTATCGGGCCGCGGCCGCGGTCAACAACGAGCAGCTGGTTCCGCTTCTGGAGGAGATCTACGGCCGGTACAGGAAGGACGACAACGCCGTTCGCGAGTTCTACTGGACGATCCAGACCATGGCGCCCGGCGACAAGATCCAGGCGCTGCGGGCCCGAATCCGTGACGAGGTGGGCATGGACTGGTTGAGATGA
- a CDS encoding DUF58 domain-containing protein encodes MDGIRATWVGRFLDLRALACLDHLRFSTRHRIEGSYSGRHPSRRQGGAGEFVDFREYVEGEDLRRLDWKVFARTGRAYLRLYRDETHLACTLAIDASGSMRFAGWGSGGVRGSKLEYAQYLATALSHIIARQRDRVGLALLAEGLEGYVPPGSTPAHAAGIQQAIEGIETRPVTDLATGLRELFGRVVSRGVLVVMSDFLVDDLEQVFASVRLFRHRHWEVVVLHLVDPDEERLPEGLGYRFVGLEDEGQVDCSPAEIGGLYEERFAAYAAAVRTLALAGGCDYRRVSTVVPYLRTLGGFLVERSS; translated from the coding sequence ATGGACGGCATTCGGGCAACATGGGTGGGTCGGTTTCTGGACTTGCGAGCCCTGGCGTGCCTGGATCATCTTCGGTTTTCGACCCGGCACCGGATTGAAGGCAGCTACAGTGGCCGTCATCCCTCCCGCCGACAGGGTGGGGCGGGCGAGTTCGTGGATTTCCGTGAGTACGTCGAGGGTGAGGATCTCCGTCGGCTGGACTGGAAAGTTTTTGCCCGGACCGGGCGGGCGTACTTGCGCCTGTACCGGGATGAGACCCATCTGGCGTGCACGCTGGCCATTGATGCCAGTGGGTCGATGCGTTTCGCCGGCTGGGGGTCGGGTGGTGTGCGCGGCTCGAAGCTGGAATACGCCCAATACCTGGCGACGGCGTTGAGTCACATCATTGCTCGCCAGCGGGATCGGGTCGGTTTGGCCCTCCTGGCAGAGGGTTTGGAGGGGTACGTGCCGCCGGGTTCGACTCCGGCTCACGCGGCCGGGATTCAGCAAGCGATCGAGGGAATCGAGACGCGTCCGGTGACCGATCTGGCCACGGGTTTGCGGGAGCTGTTTGGCCGTGTGGTGTCCCGGGGTGTCCTGGTGGTGATGAGTGATTTTCTGGTGGACGATCTCGAGCAGGTCTTCGCCTCGGTCCGGCTGTTCCGGCATCGGCACTGGGAGGTTGTGGTTCTTCATCTGGTTGACCCAGACGAAGAGAGGCTGCCAGAGGGTCTGGGGTATCGGTTCGTCGGGCTGGAGGATGAGGGCCAGGTGGACTGCTCGCCGGCGGAGATAGGCGGGTTATACGAAGAGCGTTTTGCGGCCTACGCGGCGGCGGTTCGCACGCTGGCCCTGGCGGGGGGGTGTGATTACCGGCGGGTTTCGACCGTGGTGCCGTATCTTCGGACGCTGGGCGGGTTCCTGGTGGAGCGGAGCTCGTAG
- a CDS encoding DUF4159 domain-containing protein, translated as MGLHSANRRNAGQARASFRSVGLAATVFCLCGGWLAVSYAQSSGRGLAPAAPGTRPATAGQPAVVKPSATRPAASRPAARAHVLEPKQVGGEPDSIVQVANLIYAGSRSSKCFSDHFLIQAEKESVISTSRRFHAVKLDSDELFGFPLVIMTGEGPFGLGDAERENLRTFVMNGGFLLASAGCSSPEWDRCFRVELARVFPENSLEVIEMEHPVFHTVYDITALTAHQGLPKPLEGIVVRGRLGVLYSQEGLNDTAHAQGCCCCGGNEITNALQVNVNILGYALAY; from the coding sequence ATGGGATTACACAGCGCCAATCGACGGAATGCCGGGCAGGCCCGGGCGTCGTTTCGGTCGGTCGGTCTTGCGGCGACGGTGTTCTGTCTGTGCGGCGGATGGCTGGCGGTTTCCTATGCCCAGTCGTCCGGCCGCGGGCTCGCTCCGGCGGCCCCCGGGACACGTCCAGCCACCGCGGGTCAACCGGCGGTCGTCAAGCCGTCAGCCACCCGTCCCGCGGCCAGCCGACCTGCCGCCCGGGCGCACGTTCTCGAGCCGAAGCAGGTTGGCGGCGAGCCGGACAGCATCGTGCAGGTTGCCAACCTCATCTACGCGGGCAGCAGGAGCAGCAAGTGTTTCTCCGATCACTTCCTGATTCAGGCGGAGAAAGAATCGGTCATTTCGACGAGTCGCAGGTTCCATGCGGTGAAGCTCGATTCCGACGAGCTGTTCGGCTTCCCGCTGGTGATCATGACGGGTGAGGGCCCCTTCGGGCTGGGCGATGCGGAACGGGAGAATCTGCGGACCTTCGTGATGAATGGCGGTTTCCTGTTGGCGTCGGCGGGTTGTTCATCGCCGGAATGGGATCGCTGCTTCCGTGTGGAACTGGCCCGCGTGTTTCCGGAGAACTCGCTGGAAGTGATAGAGATGGAGCACCCGGTGTTCCACACCGTGTACGACATCACCGCGCTCACCGCCCATCAGGGTCTGCCGAAGCCACTGGAGGGAATCGTGGTGCGCGGGCGTCTGGGTGTTCTGTACTCGCAGGAAGGTCTCAACGACACGGCCCACGCGCAGGGTTGCTGTTGCTGCGGCGGCAACGAGATCACCAACGCGCTCCAGGTCAACGTCAATATCCTCGGGTATGCGTTAGCGTACTAA
- a CDS encoding Mu-like prophage major head subunit gpT family protein has translation MAVINTGLLTKGLRSEFFDRFEKTVVYYQDLATRIVSSSDAETYRWLGTVPRMREWGNGRLAKGLRTERYSVENLKYEATIEVDRDEIADDQTGQIRVRIGELARRAATHKDFLIGQLLTSGAGPGFHGYDGVPFFSGSHISGGSGAQDNDVTYAAAAADNLPTTDEFKGALRQAIAAMLSFKDDQGEPLPVGMNGMVCVVPPPMLFTAMEAVSATVINQTSNVMAGAARVIALPWLTSATVWYLLKTDGVVRPFIFQDREPVEFGALAEESEEGFKREKLLFGVRARYRMAYGYWQYAVRTTFT, from the coding sequence ATGGCGGTGATCAACACGGGCTTGCTGACCAAGGGGCTGCGGAGCGAGTTTTTCGATCGCTTCGAGAAGACGGTGGTGTATTACCAGGATCTGGCGACGCGTATTGTGTCCAGTTCGGACGCGGAGACGTATCGCTGGCTGGGGACGGTTCCGCGGATGCGGGAGTGGGGCAACGGCCGGCTGGCCAAGGGGCTTCGGACGGAGCGATACTCGGTGGAGAATCTCAAGTACGAGGCCACGATTGAAGTGGACCGTGACGAGATTGCCGATGACCAGACCGGGCAGATTCGGGTGCGGATCGGCGAACTGGCCCGGCGGGCGGCGACGCACAAGGATTTTCTGATCGGGCAGCTCCTGACCAGCGGTGCGGGCCCGGGGTTTCACGGCTACGACGGGGTACCATTTTTCAGTGGTAGTCACATCTCGGGAGGATCGGGGGCGCAGGACAATGACGTGACCTACGCTGCGGCGGCCGCCGACAATCTGCCGACGACCGACGAGTTCAAAGGCGCCCTGAGGCAGGCGATCGCGGCCATGCTGTCGTTCAAGGATGATCAAGGCGAGCCGTTGCCGGTGGGCATGAACGGGATGGTATGCGTGGTTCCGCCGCCGATGCTGTTCACGGCGATGGAGGCGGTGAGTGCGACGGTGATCAATCAGACCTCGAATGTCATGGCCGGTGCGGCTCGGGTGATTGCCCTGCCCTGGCTGACGTCGGCCACGGTGTGGTATCTGCTCAAGACGGATGGCGTGGTCCGGCCGTTCATTTTCCAGGATCGCGAGCCGGTCGAGTTTGGGGCCCTGGCGGAGGAGAGCGAGGAAGGTTTCAAGCGTGAGAAGTTGCTGTTTGGTGTGCGGGCCCGGTACCGCATGGCCTACGGGTATTGGCAGTACGCGGTGCGGACGACATTCACGTGA
- a CDS encoding bifunctional 5,10-methylenetetrahydrofolate dehydrogenase/5,10-methenyltetrahydrofolate cyclohydrolase has translation MTATLIDGNQVAETIRAEVRRQTTALAAEGRRLKLAALLVGEPAASLVYARSQEKQCQAMGIDYLLSRLPADCDASCVADRIQDFNQDPGITGIMLHLPLPTWIDVHDMQYRIDPYKDVEGVNPANIGLVFYGQPIIAPCTALAVVELVQTLNMPLRGIHAVVVGQGAIVGRPISVLLAQKDATVTACNEHTPDLAEYTRRADLLVVAAGKAGLITVDHVKPGAMVIDVGINRVKGSDINGNEVSRTVGDVDFRAVREVAGAITPVPGGVGPVTVAMLMRNTVEAARKQAIRKP, from the coding sequence ATGACCGCAACCCTCATCGACGGCAACCAGGTGGCGGAAACGATCCGCGCGGAGGTGCGCCGCCAGACAACGGCCCTCGCCGCCGAAGGCCGCAGGCTCAAGCTCGCCGCCCTGCTCGTCGGCGAGCCCGCCGCCAGCCTGGTCTATGCCCGCTCCCAGGAAAAACAATGCCAGGCCATGGGTATCGACTATCTGCTCAGCCGCCTGCCCGCCGATTGTGATGCCAGTTGCGTCGCCGACCGAATCCAGGACTTCAACCAGGACCCCGGCATCACCGGCATCATGCTCCACCTCCCCCTCCCCACCTGGATCGATGTCCACGATATGCAATACCGCATCGACCCTTACAAGGACGTCGAGGGCGTCAACCCCGCCAACATCGGACTGGTCTTCTACGGCCAGCCGATCATCGCCCCCTGCACCGCCCTCGCGGTCGTCGAGCTGGTCCAAACCCTGAACATGCCCCTCCGTGGCATCCACGCCGTCGTCGTCGGACAAGGCGCCATCGTCGGCCGCCCGATCAGCGTCCTCCTCGCTCAGAAGGACGCAACCGTCACCGCCTGCAACGAACACACCCCCGACCTGGCCGAGTACACCCGCAGGGCCGACCTCCTCGTCGTGGCCGCGGGCAAGGCCGGCCTCATCACCGTCGATCACGTCAAACCCGGCGCCATGGTCATCGACGTCGGCATCAATCGAGTCAAGGGCAGTGATATCAACGGCAACGAGGTGTCGCGAACCGTCGGCGACGTCGACTTCAGAGCGGTCCGCGAAGTGGCCGGGGCCATCACCCCCGTCCCCGGCGGCGTCGGGCCGGTCACCGTCGCTATGCTCATGCGCAATACCGTCGAAGCTGCCCGCAAACAGGCGATCCGCAAGCCGTGA
- a CDS encoding MoxR family ATPase, which translates to MHSEAAGVDAARGRVEAFSRQVQTIRGSLHQVVVGQERTVDLLLTCALTGSHALLVGVPGLAKTLMVKALAATFDWKYARVQFTPDLMPADITGYELLGRESQGGTPAMVFRPGPVFANLVLADEINRAAPKTQSALLEAMAEKQVTVGGKTYGLEEPFLVVATQNPIEQEGTYPLPEAQLDRFMMEIRIGYPPPDQEVAIVMKTTGGQPGLPTPVLDRAGFLGLRDLVWAVPVSAGVAGYAVSLCGASRPTDPRADGFVRGYVAWGAGPRGSQNLIWASKARALLMGRTAPTLEDVQAVALPVLRHRVIVNHRAVGDGVVTEDIVRHLLEVVPRAGGSG; encoded by the coding sequence ATGCACAGCGAGGCTGCAGGAGTTGACGCCGCCCGTGGGCGAGTGGAGGCGTTCAGCCGTCAGGTCCAAACCATCCGGGGCAGTCTGCATCAAGTGGTGGTCGGTCAGGAGAGGACGGTTGATCTGCTGCTGACCTGTGCGTTGACCGGCTCTCACGCCCTGCTGGTCGGCGTTCCGGGCTTGGCCAAGACGCTGATGGTGAAGGCTCTGGCGGCGACGTTCGACTGGAAGTACGCCCGCGTCCAGTTCACTCCGGACCTTATGCCCGCGGACATCACCGGCTATGAGCTTCTGGGGCGTGAGAGTCAGGGGGGTACGCCTGCGATGGTTTTTCGGCCGGGTCCGGTGTTTGCCAATCTGGTTCTGGCGGATGAGATCAACCGGGCGGCGCCGAAGACTCAGTCGGCGTTGCTGGAAGCCATGGCCGAGAAGCAGGTCACCGTGGGGGGCAAGACCTATGGCCTGGAGGAGCCGTTCCTGGTTGTCGCGACGCAGAATCCGATCGAACAGGAAGGGACTTACCCTCTTCCGGAGGCCCAGCTGGATCGGTTCATGATGGAGATTCGCATCGGCTATCCGCCGCCGGATCAGGAAGTGGCGATTGTGATGAAGACCACTGGTGGGCAGCCGGGGCTGCCGACGCCGGTCCTGGACCGGGCGGGTTTTCTCGGACTGCGGGATCTGGTTTGGGCGGTGCCGGTATCGGCGGGGGTTGCCGGCTACGCCGTGAGCTTGTGCGGGGCGAGCCGGCCGACGGATCCGCGCGCGGATGGTTTCGTCAGGGGTTACGTGGCCTGGGGTGCGGGTCCGCGCGGCTCGCAGAATCTGATCTGGGCGAGCAAGGCCCGGGCGCTGTTGATGGGTCGGACCGCTCCGACGCTTGAGGATGTGCAGGCGGTAGCGCTCCCGGTGCTTCGCCATCGGGTCATTGTGAACCATCGAGCGGTGGGCGACGGGGTTGTGACGGAGGACATCGTCAGGCATCTGCTGGAGGTAGTGCCGCGGGCCGGAGGTTCTGGTTGA